In Silvanigrella paludirubra, the following are encoded in one genomic region:
- the wecB gene encoding non-hydrolyzing UDP-N-acetylglucosamine 2-epimerase, whose amino-acid sequence MKKIITVIGARPQFIKAAPVSKTFEESNKIDEIIVHTGQHYDESMSNLFFNELKIKKPLYNLEVGSCSHAEQTGKILNGIEKIIIKEKPDLLLVYGDTNSTIAGALAASKLHIPVAHVEAGLRSFNRNMPEEVNRIVTDHLSEYLFSPTEIATSNLIKEGLSNRKIFNIGDVMHDSCKEFIKEEYITYDILKKYNLEKKKYVICTIHRAENTDSEEVLSNILKNLDKVSDTINIIFPLHPRTKKIIESKNLLNKTNIKFIDPVGYIEMLNLLKNAEFIITDSGGIQKEGYFLGTQAIVLRNETEWTELVDINWNILVPPNTQNFYQKILNFKTIENQKRSSFYGNGNSSQQMLNYILEN is encoded by the coding sequence ATGAAAAAAATAATCACAGTAATTGGAGCAAGACCTCAATTTATCAAAGCCGCACCAGTTTCAAAAACATTTGAAGAATCTAATAAAATTGATGAAATAATAGTTCATACAGGACAACATTATGATGAATCTATGTCTAATTTATTTTTTAATGAGCTTAAAATAAAAAAACCCTTATATAATTTAGAAGTAGGATCTTGCTCTCATGCAGAACAAACTGGGAAAATATTAAATGGAATTGAAAAAATAATCATAAAAGAAAAACCAGATCTTTTATTAGTATATGGCGATACCAATTCTACAATCGCTGGTGCTTTAGCTGCTTCTAAATTGCATATACCAGTAGCACATGTTGAGGCTGGGCTAAGATCTTTTAATAGAAATATGCCTGAAGAAGTAAATAGAATAGTTACAGATCATCTTTCAGAATATCTTTTTAGCCCTACCGAAATAGCAACTAGTAATTTAATAAAAGAAGGATTAAGCAACAGAAAAATTTTTAATATTGGCGATGTAATGCATGACTCTTGTAAAGAATTTATAAAAGAAGAATATATTACTTATGACATATTAAAAAAATACAATCTTGAAAAGAAAAAATATGTTATTTGTACTATTCATAGAGCAGAAAATACGGATAGTGAAGAAGTGCTATCAAATATTCTAAAAAATTTAGATAAAGTTTCTGACACAATAAATATAATATTTCCTTTACATCCTCGAACTAAAAAAATAATTGAATCCAAAAATTTACTTAATAAAACTAATATAAAATTTATTGATCCTGTAGGCTATATTGAAATGTTAAATTTATTGAAAAATGCTGAATTTATTATTACTGATTCAGGTGGCATTCAAAAAGAAGGATACTTTTTAGGAACGCAAGCAATTGTTCTTAGAAATGAAACTGAATGGACAGAGCTTGTAGATATTAATTGGAATATTTTAGTACCTCCAAATACACAAAATTTTTATCAAAAAATATTAAATTTTAAAACAATAGAGAATCAAAAAAGATCCTCATTTTATGGAAATGGCAATTCATCTCAGCAAATGTTAAATTATATTTTAGAAAACTAA
- a CDS encoding glycosyltransferase family 4 protein, translated as MKKNICFIVNNADYFISHRINIANELLKNGDTVELYAPFPSVKSYNYLLEKNIKVFSLPFSREKIAFSGIIKTFLMSFQLGIKNNSIFHLVTIIPIILCGIPLRILNKCCIFSVSGLGTVFISKKYKYKLLKYLVMIIYRFLFNGKKSKLIIQNMDDYFFFKDVIKIKENNIELIKGSGVDPNNYPYYSELPKSECPIILFPARLIKEKGIHEIINASRILNKKNFLHEIWIAGDVDPGNPSSLKSLEIEALKKDNPSLKFLGFRNDIALLLSKCTIVCLPSYREGLPKALIEAAACGRAIITTDVPGCREIVSHEKTGILVKVASALDLSIAIENLLIDQNKMEVLRRQAYNDYLNEFTSNAIVNKIISIYTKLLNI; from the coding sequence ATGAAAAAAAATATATGTTTTATAGTAAATAATGCTGATTATTTTATATCTCATAGGATAAATATTGCTAATGAATTACTAAAAAATGGCGATACTGTGGAATTGTATGCGCCATTCCCTTCAGTTAAAAGCTATAATTACTTATTAGAAAAGAATATAAAAGTATTTAGTTTACCTTTTAGTAGAGAAAAAATTGCTTTTTCTGGGATAATAAAAACGTTCTTAATGTCTTTTCAACTTGGAATTAAGAATAATTCAATATTTCATTTAGTAACAATAATTCCAATAATATTATGTGGAATTCCCCTTAGAATTTTAAATAAATGTTGTATCTTTTCTGTTTCGGGTTTGGGTACAGTATTTATTTCTAAAAAATATAAATATAAACTATTAAAATACTTAGTAATGATTATATACAGATTTTTATTTAATGGAAAAAAATCTAAACTTATTATACAGAACATGGATGATTACTTTTTTTTCAAAGATGTTATAAAAATAAAAGAAAATAATATTGAATTAATTAAAGGTAGTGGTGTGGATCCTAACAATTATCCTTATTATTCTGAATTACCAAAATCAGAATGCCCCATCATTTTATTTCCAGCAAGATTGATAAAAGAAAAAGGAATTCATGAAATAATTAATGCTTCTAGAATTTTAAATAAAAAAAATTTTTTACACGAAATCTGGATTGCAGGAGATGTAGACCCTGGTAATCCATCTTCTTTAAAAAGTTTGGAAATTGAGGCATTAAAAAAAGATAATCCTTCATTAAAATTTTTGGGTTTTAGAAATGACATTGCATTATTACTAAGTAAATGCACTATCGTTTGTCTTCCTTCTTATAGGGAAGGACTTCCAAAAGCTTTAATTGAAGCAGCTGCTTGTGGAAGAGCAATTATAACAACAGATGTTCCTGGTTGTCGTGAAATTGTTTCACATGAAAAAACAGGAATATTAGTTAAAGTTGCTTCAGCATTAGATTTAAGCATTGCTATTGAAAATCTTTTAATTGATCAAAATAAAATGGAAGTTCTTAGGCGGCAGGCTTATAATGATTATCTGAATGAATTTACTTCAAATGCTATTGTTAATAAAATTATTAGTATCTATACCAAATTATTAAATATTTAG
- a CDS encoding nucleotide sugar dehydrogenase: MEKHEIIIALEDGSTKIGVVGLGYVGLPLALSFSRKYKVVGFDTNVNKIEKLNHGQDYTGEIEDPSVLKNDNIFFTSEYSELIQCSVIIIAVPTPVNIGNKPDLEYLLLACKIVGKVLQTTNEKRYICFESTVYPGCTEEDCLPVIEKISSKQYGKDFHLGYSPERINPGDKKHKFENIVKVVSGCSQNSKELFAQLYGSVVEAGIHIAPSIKVAEAAKIIENTQRDINIALINELSVIFSKLKIDTSDVLAAASTKWNFLNFVPGLVGGHCIGVDPYYLTYKSETLGYIPKVILSGRAINDSMGGFVASEAVKLTLKNKPINGEFYKSLILGFTFKENVSDVRNTKIIDIINTLKDFNFHVDVIDPIADKEEAISEYGIELSSLKTDFIDYDVIFLAVPHDEFSSTIENIISLKDRLAHNIVLIDIKSKLKREQINMLSSYITYWRL; this comes from the coding sequence ATGGAAAAACATGAAATTATTATTGCATTAGAAGATGGTTCAACAAAAATTGGCGTTGTTGGGCTAGGGTATGTTGGTCTGCCATTAGCTTTATCATTTTCAAGAAAATATAAAGTTGTTGGTTTTGATACGAACGTAAATAAAATTGAAAAATTAAATCATGGTCAAGATTATACTGGAGAGATAGAAGATCCATCTGTTTTAAAAAATGATAATATATTTTTTACATCAGAGTATTCAGAATTAATTCAATGTTCTGTCATAATTATAGCTGTTCCTACCCCAGTTAATATTGGTAATAAACCTGATCTAGAATATTTATTATTAGCGTGTAAAATAGTTGGAAAAGTATTACAAACGACTAATGAAAAAAGATATATATGTTTTGAATCAACTGTTTATCCTGGTTGTACTGAAGAGGATTGCTTGCCAGTAATAGAGAAGATTTCTTCAAAACAATATGGTAAAGATTTTCATCTTGGTTATTCTCCTGAAAGAATAAATCCAGGCGATAAAAAACATAAGTTCGAAAATATTGTAAAAGTTGTTTCTGGATGTAGTCAAAATTCAAAAGAGTTATTTGCGCAATTATATGGTTCCGTTGTTGAAGCAGGAATTCATATAGCACCAAGTATAAAAGTAGCAGAAGCAGCAAAAATAATTGAAAATACTCAAAGAGATATTAATATTGCGCTTATTAATGAATTGTCAGTTATCTTCTCTAAATTAAAAATAGACACTTCAGATGTCCTCGCAGCAGCTTCTACTAAATGGAATTTTTTAAATTTTGTTCCAGGTTTAGTAGGGGGGCATTGTATAGGAGTTGATCCTTATTATCTAACTTATAAATCTGAGACATTAGGTTATATTCCTAAAGTTATACTTTCTGGTAGAGCTATTAATGATTCTATGGGAGGGTTTGTAGCTTCTGAAGCGGTTAAGTTAACATTAAAAAATAAACCTATAAATGGTGAGTTTTATAAATCGTTAATTTTAGGTTTTACTTTTAAAGAAAATGTTTCTGATGTTAGAAATACAAAAATAATTGATATTATTAATACATTGAAAGATTTTAATTTTCATGTTGACGTAATTGATCCTATTGCAGATAAAGAAGAAGCAATTTCGGAGTATGGAATAGAATTATCTTCCTTAAAAACAGATTTTATAGATTATGATGTTATATTTTTAGCAGTACCTCATGATGAGTTTTCTTCTACTATTGAGAATATTATAAGCTTAAAAGATAGATTGGCTCATAATATTGTTTTGATTGATATTAAATCAAAACTAAAAAGGGAGCAAATAAATATGTTATCGAGCTATATAACATATTGGAGATTGTGA
- a CDS encoding NAD-dependent epimerase/dehydratase family protein has translation MECKLKKILLTGAAGFIGFHVIKKLLELENYEIIGIDNLNNYYDVNLKKQRILELKKLDKNNSFSFHSFDIIEKQKLIEIFKENKSFDIVINLAAQASVRYSLTHPDIYIKSNVEGFLNILECCRYYNASHLIYASSSSVYGNNKKLPFNEDDTVDHPISLYAATKKSNELMAHTYSHLFNLPVTGLRFFTVYGPWGRPDMALYLFAEAILNEKSLNLFNEGNMLRDFTYVEDVSESIVRLCGITPTSDKNWDPLNPKPSSSSSPYKIYNIGNHTPILVKDVISKIENYFGKKAIINNEPIQPGDVYATYADVKKLYDAVQFQPKTSIDDGLVYFLNWFSEYNNIKIKT, from the coding sequence ATGGAGTGTAAGTTGAAAAAAATATTATTAACTGGGGCTGCTGGCTTTATTGGCTTTCATGTTATAAAAAAATTATTAGAATTAGAAAATTACGAGATTATTGGAATTGATAATTTAAATAATTATTATGATGTAAACTTAAAAAAACAAAGAATTTTAGAGCTAAAAAAATTAGATAAAAATAATTCTTTTTCATTTCATTCTTTTGATATAATAGAAAAACAAAAATTAATAGAGATTTTTAAAGAAAATAAATCTTTTGATATAGTAATCAATTTAGCAGCTCAAGCTAGTGTTCGATATAGTCTTACACATCCAGATATATATATAAAATCAAATGTTGAAGGTTTTCTAAATATATTGGAATGTTGTAGATATTATAATGCTTCGCATTTAATTTATGCTTCTAGTAGTAGTGTTTATGGGAATAATAAAAAGCTTCCATTTAATGAAGATGATACAGTTGATCATCCTATAAGTTTATATGCTGCAACTAAAAAAAGTAATGAGTTAATGGCACATACTTACTCACATTTATTTAATCTTCCTGTAACAGGATTAAGATTTTTTACTGTGTACGGTCCTTGGGGACGTCCAGATATGGCGCTATATTTATTTGCTGAAGCAATTTTAAATGAAAAATCATTAAATTTATTTAATGAGGGAAATATGCTTAGAGATTTTACATATGTTGAAGATGTAAGTGAAAGCATTGTGCGTTTATGTGGCATAACTCCAACTTCTGATAAAAATTGGGATCCATTAAACCCCAAACCTTCTTCAAGCTCAAGCCCATATAAAATATATAATATAGGTAATCACACTCCGATATTAGTTAAAGATGTTATTTCTAAAATAGAAAATTACTTTGGGAAAAAAGCAATTATTAATAATGAACCAATTCAGCCAGGAGATGTATATGCAACTTATGCTGATGTAAAAAAGCTTTATGATGCTGTTCAATTTCAGCCTAAAACATCGATTGATGATGGTTTGGTTTATTTTTTAAATTGGTTTTCTGAATATAATAATATAAAAATTAAAACATAA
- the asnB gene encoding asparagine synthase (glutamine-hydrolyzing) has protein sequence MCGIFGVISKPNRFNEKTLKNALNMLSHRGPDDWGLEKFNISDKWDVWFGQRRLSILDLSSMGHQPMNKQFLNGNFNSIVFNGEIYNFIDLKKELSDKWEFKSNTDTEVILAGLNLYGVNYCKKLNGMMSLAYLDSSNNKIIFARDRLGKKPLYLYETKDCLVFSSELKAIVNLNLKLTVNQQSLAFYRWLGYIPSNLSIYNECKKLNAASFAELNLGNDYLENLKEQQYWDPFNGYKNKYKYSYKNAIDEFLELLDDATKIRLIADVPVGAFLSGGIDSSLVLSSIKKLNIQDVKAFTVKFDDSNFDESSIAQNTCKQLNFPLNLIHLKESDYHNQISKIPFYYDEPFSDSSQIPTMAISEAAKKYVSVVLTGDGGDEVFLGYPRFSYTKKLNNINRAIRSIYGCDKLIKYGISSNLGKKIFQFILKSFSINSTNIDAKIYKINQILKSQNLYQLYDTILSINPKKDLLEIDQLELSELPDLYSYNMKWHPNYSWQSLEDRSIEEKLAALDLVSYLRDDVLVKVDRGTMAYSLEARSPLLDYRIIEFGTSLPLDFKIKDGIYKRILRDSLSIRLTGNITKLQKKGFGVPLPLNLPKGANLTSSWNIFIENEWKKLFSYNGV, from the coding sequence ATGTGTGGAATATTTGGTGTTATTTCTAAGCCAAATCGTTTTAACGAAAAAACATTAAAAAATGCATTAAATATGCTATCGCATAGAGGTCCTGATGATTGGGGATTAGAAAAGTTTAACATCTCTGATAAATGGGATGTTTGGTTTGGTCAAAGAAGATTGTCAATTCTTGATTTAAGTTCAATGGGACACCAACCTATGAACAAACAGTTTTTAAATGGCAATTTTAATTCCATTGTTTTTAATGGAGAAATTTATAATTTTATTGATTTAAAAAAAGAATTATCTGATAAATGGGAATTCAAATCTAATACGGATACAGAAGTTATTCTTGCTGGACTAAATTTATATGGAGTAAATTATTGTAAGAAATTAAATGGTATGATGTCTTTGGCTTATTTAGATTCATCAAATAATAAAATTATATTTGCAAGAGATCGTTTAGGTAAAAAACCACTTTATTTGTATGAAACAAAAGATTGTTTGGTGTTTTCTTCTGAATTAAAAGCAATTGTCAATCTAAATTTAAAACTTACTGTTAATCAGCAGAGTTTAGCATTTTATCGTTGGTTGGGCTATATACCTTCAAATTTAAGTATTTATAACGAATGTAAAAAACTAAATGCAGCCTCTTTTGCTGAATTAAATTTAGGGAATGATTATTTAGAAAATTTAAAAGAGCAACAGTATTGGGATCCTTTTAATGGATACAAAAATAAATATAAATATTCTTATAAAAATGCTATTGATGAATTTTTAGAACTCTTAGATGATGCCACTAAAATCAGGCTTATTGCAGATGTTCCTGTAGGTGCTTTTCTTTCAGGAGGGATAGACTCAAGTCTTGTGTTATCAAGTATCAAAAAATTGAATATACAAGATGTTAAAGCTTTTACTGTAAAGTTTGATGATAGTAATTTTGATGAATCTAGCATAGCACAAAATACATGTAAGCAATTGAACTTTCCTTTAAACTTGATACATTTAAAAGAGTCTGATTATCATAATCAAATATCTAAAATTCCATTTTATTATGATGAACCTTTTTCTGACAGTTCACAAATTCCAACTATGGCTATTTCAGAAGCAGCAAAAAAATATGTTTCTGTTGTATTAACTGGAGATGGTGGTGACGAGGTGTTTTTAGGTTATCCAAGATTTTCATATACTAAAAAATTAAATAATATAAATCGTGCTATTAGATCTATTTATGGTTGTGATAAATTGATAAAATATGGAATTTCTTCAAATCTAGGAAAGAAAATTTTTCAATTTATTTTGAAATCGTTTTCAATTAATTCAACTAATATAGATGCTAAAATTTACAAAATAAATCAAATTTTAAAGTCTCAAAATTTATATCAATTATATGATACTATTTTATCAATAAATCCAAAAAAAGACTTATTAGAAATAGATCAATTAGAATTATCAGAATTACCTGATTTATATTCATATAATATGAAATGGCATCCTAATTATTCTTGGCAATCCCTTGAAGACCGTAGTATTGAAGAAAAGTTAGCCGCACTAGATTTAGTTTCTTATTTAAGAGATGATGTGCTTGTAAAAGTAGATAGAGGTACTATGGCTTATTCGTTAGAGGCTAGAAGTCCATTACTAGATTATAGAATAATTGAATTTGGAACTTCATTACCATTAGATTTTAAAATTAAAGATGGAATCTATAAAAGAATACTTCGAGATTCCTTATCGATACGTTTGACTGGTAATATAACGAAGTTACAAAAAAAAGGATTTGGCGTTCCTTTACCTTTAAATCTTCCTAAAGGAGCAAATTTAACATCCAGTTGGAATATTTTTATAGAGAATGAATGGAAAAAACTTTTTTCATATAATGGAGTGTAA
- a CDS encoding response regulator, whose amino-acid sequence MSAEFSKDLDKALAAQILKNVSTGIALFSPDDHFMRWCNATFKKQTWFGGAGKSAAKVNISDLFDKKDHKLIYDLFNIAMSLGQAYDFQRQVRRGPVGSFPAEVKLHKIVIANPNGEEILICMEIADLSLTKMYDELQSTHAQMREKMADLMSAQAELHYSVRMNTISEIGADIAHQLINPITMCRGILQTQITPTLADATAQEDMKKALQYMQDIQDLAVWFRKFSNPKLSETQITKIMSMVDDALMLNVHRFTTQGVINKIRKDENYDPAVLANPVNFIMWLNAAFAELCNVIPQGNSVIYIDINGNEEFVTISAQCACIPGGKQKIATNTLEKFANKMPGSAKFEAILQDSHIMFSLGLNCFQETEDHKDESDKDESSSDNANVSSAVFSGKDKPLVLIVDDEQDIRRLVKRAMKQSGWESIEAGDGLEALEYFQQEEKKPISERIVAIVCDVRMPRMTGPHFLVALREEKIQTPFIFFSSNLVNQGGENGFKYENVFYITKEAGLDEVKKAVAKFMPKVSG is encoded by the coding sequence ATGTCAGCTGAATTCAGCAAGGATTTAGATAAAGCCCTTGCCGCACAAATTCTAAAAAATGTTTCAACAGGGATTGCTTTATTCAGTCCCGACGATCATTTTATGCGCTGGTGCAATGCTACTTTTAAAAAACAAACTTGGTTTGGTGGAGCAGGAAAATCGGCAGCAAAAGTTAATATTAGCGATCTTTTTGATAAAAAAGATCATAAATTAATTTATGATCTTTTCAATATTGCAATGAGTTTAGGGCAGGCTTACGACTTTCAAAGGCAAGTAAGAAGAGGCCCTGTTGGTTCTTTTCCTGCAGAAGTTAAATTACATAAAATTGTTATTGCTAATCCGAATGGAGAAGAAATATTGATCTGTATGGAAATTGCAGATCTTAGTTTAACTAAAATGTATGATGAACTCCAAAGTACACATGCACAAATGAGAGAAAAAATGGCGGACTTAATGTCTGCTCAGGCTGAATTACATTATTCTGTTCGCATGAATACCATATCAGAAATTGGTGCAGATATTGCACATCAGTTGATAAATCCTATTACAATGTGCCGCGGAATCTTACAAACTCAAATTACACCAACTCTTGCTGATGCTACTGCACAAGAAGATATGAAAAAAGCTTTACAGTATATGCAGGACATCCAAGACCTTGCTGTTTGGTTTAGAAAATTTTCAAATCCAAAACTTTCTGAAACTCAAATTACTAAAATAATGAGTATGGTAGATGATGCATTAATGTTAAATGTGCATCGTTTTACTACTCAAGGTGTTATTAATAAAATACGCAAAGATGAAAATTATGATCCCGCTGTTTTAGCAAACCCTGTTAACTTTATAATGTGGTTAAATGCAGCTTTTGCTGAGCTTTGTAATGTGATTCCACAAGGTAACAGTGTTATTTATATTGATATAAATGGAAATGAAGAGTTTGTTACGATATCTGCACAATGTGCTTGTATTCCTGGTGGTAAACAAAAAATTGCGACTAATACTCTTGAAAAATTTGCAAATAAAATGCCTGGAAGTGCAAAGTTTGAAGCAATTTTACAAGATTCGCATATAATGTTTAGCTTAGGATTAAATTGTTTCCAAGAAACAGAAGATCATAAAGATGAATCAGATAAAGATGAATCTTCATCTGATAATGCAAACGTTTCATCTGCAGTATTTTCTGGAAAAGATAAACCACTTGTACTTATTGTTGATGATGAGCAAGATATTCGTCGTCTTGTAAAAAGAGCAATGAAACAATCTGGCTGGGAATCTATAGAGGCCGGTGATGGTTTAGAAGCATTAGAGTACTTTCAGCAAGAAGAGAAAAAGCCAATCAGTGAAAGAATTGTAGCTATCGTATGTGATGTTCGTATGCCACGTATGACAGGACCGCACTTTTTAGTTGCATTGCGCGAAGAAAAAATTCAAACTCCTTTTATCTTTTTTAGCAGTAATTTAGTGAATCAAGGTGGTGAAAACGGCTTCAAATATGAAAATGTATTTTATATTACAAAAGAAGCTGGGCTTGATGAAGTGAAAAAAGCGGTTGCAAAGTTTATGCCTAAAGTGAGTGGGTAA
- the fumC gene encoding class II fumarate hydratase — translation MSTRIETDSMGEIAVPQNAYWGAQTQRSFQNFKISGERFPRVFIRAYGLVKKAAAQVNSQLGELDSQKEKFISQAADEVIAGKHDDHFPLVVWQTGSGTQTNMNFNEVISNRAIEIAGGEIGSKKPIHPNDDVNRGQSTNDSFPTAMHVAAAIAIYENFIPSIDKIIGTFEKKTKEFEKIIKIGRTHLQDATPLTLGDEVSGWVMQLKMCKKAVLNSMEMVCELAAGGTAVGTGLNSHKDYAKGIAKKLSEFTKIQFVTAPNKFQALAGQEALANLSGALNTTATAFMKIANDIRWLASGPRCGIGEISIPENEPGSSIMPGKVNPTQSEAATMACCQVMGNHVAVTIASSQGNFELNVFKPVIIHNVLHSIRLLSDCFIGFEEHCASGIKANQERINELMQKSLMLVTALNTHIGYDKAAKIAKTAHHNGTTLKEEAIALGYLTAEQFDAWVDPSKMLSPHGK, via the coding sequence ATGTCTACACGGATAGAAACAGATAGCATGGGCGAAATTGCCGTGCCACAAAATGCATACTGGGGAGCTCAAACCCAAAGAAGCTTTCAAAATTTTAAAATCAGCGGCGAAAGATTTCCACGAGTATTTATAAGAGCTTATGGTCTAGTCAAAAAAGCGGCGGCACAGGTAAATAGCCAATTAGGGGAACTCGACTCACAAAAAGAAAAATTTATCAGTCAAGCCGCTGACGAAGTTATTGCGGGTAAACATGACGACCATTTTCCGTTAGTTGTTTGGCAAACAGGATCCGGCACTCAAACAAATATGAATTTTAATGAAGTCATTTCAAATAGAGCGATTGAAATAGCTGGCGGCGAAATTGGTAGCAAAAAACCAATTCATCCAAATGACGACGTAAATAGAGGTCAAAGTACCAATGATAGTTTTCCAACAGCAATGCATGTTGCTGCTGCCATTGCTATTTATGAAAACTTTATTCCATCAATAGATAAAATTATTGGAACCTTTGAGAAAAAAACAAAAGAATTTGAAAAAATTATTAAAATTGGAAGAACACATCTTCAAGATGCAACACCTTTAACTCTTGGTGATGAAGTAAGTGGCTGGGTTATGCAGCTTAAAATGTGCAAAAAAGCAGTCTTAAATTCTATGGAAATGGTTTGTGAGCTTGCAGCAGGGGGGACAGCCGTTGGTACAGGCCTAAATTCACATAAAGATTATGCTAAAGGCATAGCAAAAAAACTATCCGAATTTACAAAAATTCAGTTCGTAACAGCTCCAAATAAATTTCAAGCTTTGGCAGGACAAGAAGCTCTTGCAAATTTGTCTGGCGCTCTTAACACAACTGCAACCGCATTTATGAAAATTGCAAACGACATTAGATGGCTTGCAAGTGGTCCTCGTTGCGGAATTGGTGAAATATCTATTCCAGAAAATGAACCCGGAAGTTCTATTATGCCAGGCAAAGTGAATCCGACTCAAAGCGAAGCTGCCACTATGGCTTGTTGCCAAGTTATGGGGAATCACGTTGCTGTTACGATAGCTTCAAGCCAAGGTAACTTTGAACTTAATGTCTTCAAACCTGTGATTATTCATAATGTACTTCATTCTATTCGATTGCTTTCAGATTGTTTTATTGGCTTTGAAGAACATTGCGCTTCAGGGATAAAAGCAAATCAAGAAAGAATTAATGAATTAATGCAAAAATCATTAATGCTTGTTACAGCACTAAATACACATATTGGGTATGATAAAGCAGCTAAAATTGCTAAGACTGCTCACCATAATGGAACAACTTTAAAAGAAGAAGCCATTGCACTCGGCTATTTAACAGCCGAACAATTTGATGCATGGGTTGACCCAAGTAAAATGCTTTCTCCTCATGGAAAATAA
- the pheS gene encoding phenylalanine--tRNA ligase subunit alpha: MSGTDEIKHILNTPSSTTYQNLEELKSIIHKERETFFNMVGVDGNRVPDLNIFTHEIIEEIRIRFSGKKSPLQEWLKSLRNISPEERKNAGAFINELKNEIESSLKNFLETWRSESETKKLSLEIDDISLPLPKLNIGSRHPVSAVMRDLMEPFQRMGFSIVDGPEIDNDLYNFDTLNVLKDHPAREMQDTFFLASEWVLRTHTSNVQSHAMMERKLPLKIVCPGCVYRNEYDMTHLPSFRQIECLVVDKGIHMGHLRHTINEMLNAAFGRPVKLRFRSSYFPFTEPSAEVDVECQQCFGKGCRSCKNTGWSEIGGCGLVNKKVLESCGIDSSVYSGFALGFGIDRMAKDRFAIADLRSMLDGDVSFLKSFSLS; encoded by the coding sequence ATGTCTGGAACAGATGAAATTAAGCATATTTTAAACACCCCATCATCGACTACTTATCAAAACCTAGAGGAACTTAAATCAATCATCCATAAAGAAAGAGAAACTTTTTTTAACATGGTTGGCGTGGACGGCAATAGGGTACCTGATCTGAACATATTTACACATGAAATTATTGAAGAAATACGCATTCGTTTTAGTGGTAAAAAATCACCTTTACAAGAATGGTTAAAGTCTCTTCGTAATATATCGCCTGAAGAGCGCAAAAATGCAGGCGCTTTTATTAATGAATTAAAAAATGAAATAGAAAGTAGTTTAAAAAACTTCTTAGAAACATGGCGCAGTGAATCCGAAACAAAAAAATTATCCTTAGAAATAGATGATATTTCTCTTCCATTACCAAAATTAAATATTGGTTCACGACACCCTGTTTCTGCAGTCATGCGCGATCTAATGGAACCATTTCAAAGAATGGGATTTTCAATAGTAGATGGGCCTGAAATTGATAATGATCTTTATAATTTTGACACTTTAAATGTGTTAAAAGATCACCCCGCTCGTGAAATGCAAGATACTTTCTTTTTAGCAAGTGAATGGGTTTTAAGAACACACACAAGTAACGTGCAAAGCCATGCCATGATGGAAAGAAAACTTCCTTTAAAAATTGTATGCCCAGGATGCGTTTATCGAAACGAATATGATATGACACACCTTCCTTCTTTTAGACAAATTGAATGCCTTGTTGTTGATAAAGGTATTCATATGGGTCATTTAAGACATACTATTAATGAAATGCTCAATGCCGCATTTGGTCGTCCTGTTAAGTTACGTTTTCGTTCAAGTTACTTTCCTTTTACTGAACCGAGCGCCGAAGTTGATGTTGAATGTCAACAATGTTTTGGAAAAGGCTGTAGAAGCTGCAAGAATACAGGCTGGTCTGAAATTGGAGGCTGTGGTCTTGTAAATAAAAAAGTGTTGGAAAGCTGCGGAATTGATTCTTCAGTTTATAGCGGATTTGCATTAGGATTTGGAATTGATCGAATGGCAAAAGATCGATTTGCCATTGCCGATTTACGGTCTATGCTTGACGGGGATGTTTCCTTTTTAAAATCATTTTCCTTGTCTTAA